ATCATGTTTCGACGCGCTTTTTCCATAGCTTTTTGAATTGCAGCAGGAACTTCACGAGCCTTTCCATATCCAAATCCTACTCTTCCATTACCATTACCTACTACTGTTAAAGCTGTAAATGAAAAAATTCGACCACCTTTTACTGTTTTTGAAACACGATTTACTGATATTAACTTTTCTTTTAAATCTAAACTATTTTTTTTATCTGTATGCATTGCCATCATATTATTTTTCCTAAAATTCTAATCCTGCTTTTCTCGCAGCATCAGCTAAAGCCTTAACTCGACCATGATATTGAAAACCAGAACGATCAAAAGAAACATTCTTAATTCCACTTTTTAAAGCTCGTTTTGCAATAACATTACCAACAGCAACAGCAGCTTCCACATTTCCTGTATACTTAATTGACTGTGATATTTTTTTTTCCAAAGTAGAAGCAACTGCTAAAACTAAAGAACTCCTAGGAGAAATAATTTGAGCATAAATATGTCTAGAAGTACGATGAACAATCAAACGAATAGATTGTAATTCCTTAAATTTACACCGCATCTTAGTTGCCCTACGAATGCGAGCTTTTCTTTTATTAACTGGCAACATCATATTATTTCTTTTTAGCCTCTTTTATGCGAACAACTTCATCACTATAACGAATACCTTTACCTTTATATGGTTCTGGTACTCTATTGGACCGTATATCAGCTGCTACTTGACCTACCAATTGCTTATTAGCGCCCTTAACAATTATCTCTGATGGAGATAAACACTCTACAGTAATACCTTTTGGAACTAAATATTTTATTACATGAGAATAACCCAAAAACATATGCAAAACATTAGTACCTACTACAGAAATTCTATAACCTACACCTAATAATTGTAATTTTTTAAAAAACCCTATTGTT
Above is a genomic segment from Buchnera aphidicola (Meitanaphis flavogallis) containing:
- the rplF gene encoding 50S ribosomal protein L6; the protein is MSRVAKKAIVVPFDVSVTLVGHTITVERANNTLSCTINNSVLVTCISNRLTFKSRINSSKGWAQAGTSRSLVNSMILGVTIGFFKKLQLLGVGYRISVVGTNVLHMFLGYSHVIKYLVPKGITVECLSPSEIIVKGANKQLVGQVAADIRSNRVPEPYKGKGIRYSDEVVRIKEAKKK
- the rplR gene encoding 50S ribosomal protein L18 produces the protein MLPVNKRKARIRRATKMRCKFKELQSIRLIVHRTSRHIYAQIISPRSSLVLAVASTLEKKISQSIKYTGNVEAAVAVGNVIAKRALKSGIKNVSFDRSGFQYHGRVKALADAARKAGLEF